In the genome of Tannockella kyphosi, one region contains:
- a CDS encoding HU family DNA-binding protein, whose amino-acid sequence MNKQAIIDAIAQDTNFKKVDIEEMIHSLVSNVTEALMDDEKVIIKGIGTFETRQRNARSGRNPKTGEILEVEASKTVGFKPSATLKDKLNEK is encoded by the coding sequence ATGAATAAACAAGCAATAATTGATGCAATTGCACAAGACACGAATTTTAAAAAAGTAGATATTGAAGAAATGATACATTCTTTGGTATCGAATGTAACAGAAGCCTTAATGGATGATGAAAAAGTAATCATTAAGGGAATTGGTACATTTGAAACAAGACAACGAAATGCTCGTTCAGGACGTAATCCTAAAACTGGAGAAATCCTAGAAGTAGAAGCAAGTAAAACAGTCGGTTTTAAACCAAGTGCCACATTAAAAGATAAATTAAACGAAAAATAA
- a CDS encoding PduL/EutD family phosphate acyltransferase gives MSSNILVETSARHVHLNQEAIDALFGPGFSLTVKKELSQPGEFASDQRVGVLGPKGEIKNVIILGPARPNSQVELSLSDARVAGVKAPIRESGDVAGSAGCTLVGPYGNYELAEGVIAAKRHIHLTEADAATFGVENKEIVSVKIDTSDRSLVFGDVVCRVSDKFATAMHIDTDESNAVGGGPLTGTIIK, from the coding sequence ATGAGTTCAAATATATTAGTAGAAACATCTGCAAGACATGTGCATTTAAACCAAGAAGCAATTGATGCTTTATTTGGTCCAGGATTTTCATTAACTGTTAAAAAAGAATTATCACAGCCCGGTGAGTTCGCAAGTGATCAACGTGTTGGCGTTTTAGGTCCTAAAGGGGAAATCAAAAATGTAATCATTCTTGGTCCTGCTCGTCCTAATAGTCAAGTAGAGTTATCTTTAAGTGATGCTAGAGTTGCTGGTGTGAAAGCACCAATTCGTGAATCTGGAGATGTTGCTGGAAGTGCTGGTTGTACTTTGGTTGGTCCTTATGGTAATTATGAATTAGCTGAAGGGGTTATTGCTGCAAAAAGACATATCCATTTAACAGAAGCGGATGCTGCAACATTTGGTGTGGAAAACAAAGAAATCGTAAGTGTTAAAATTGATACTAGTGATCGTTCATTAGTATTCGGTGATGTTGTTTGCCGTGTTAGTGATAAGTTTGCTACTGCAATGCATATTGATACAGATGAATCAAATGCGGTTGGTGGTGGACCATTAACTGGAACAATCATAAAATAA
- the gltB gene encoding glutamate synthase large subunit, with the protein MKNENDNNLYNSSFEHDNCGIGAVVNISGDQTHYTVSTALSIVEQLEHRAGKDVTGQTGDGVGILTQIPHHYFEKVTKDFTLPQKGHYGVGMFFFPQDPKQLANVKQSLESKIEQLGLCLLGWRNVPHTPSVLGQKALDAMPALWQCFIKKPEDIEVGINFDRKLYQVRRLFEKENHEEMYVCSLSSRTIVYKGMFLVGQLRSFFNDLQDEAYESAIALVHSRFSTNTMPSWQRAHPNRFMVHNGEINTIKGNAANMLCREECVVTDKVDTDIVYPVVDVAGSDSSRLDNSLEFLVMGGMDLPKAVMMCIPEPFENNRVMSQSKKDFYAYNATLMEPWDGPASILFSDGDVMGAILDRNGLRPSRYYITDDNYLILASEVGAIPLAPEKIVVKERLRPGKMLLVDTKQGKLLSDEELKEDYSTRLPYGEWLENNVVHLSKLKVPNVSVPLYKEKELTQRQMVHGFSYEDVHDYILPMATSGGEPVIAMGNDAPIALLSSKQQPLFNYFKQLFAQVTNPPIDAIREEIVTATSLFIGRDGNILVDTPSNCQLIKINNPILSNTDMLKIKHMKQAGFKVVELPMTYKKGTSLKEALDNMFENAKKEILNGATAIIISDRSLSDQLIPIPSLLAVSGLHQYLVKNKLRNSTALIVESGEPREVHHFATLLGYGASAVNGYLVQDTIYQLVEEGLLQKDYHTAVEDYNHGVLHGITKIASKMGISTMQSYRGSKNFEALGISSELIEAYFDNTVSRIGGITLEDIEKMVLSNYYKAFDPMQYDVDLSLDSDGMHKARGGKEEHLYNPKTIHLLQQATKTGNYETYKQYATAIDQEGKDTNIRGMMEFKTTRKAVPLEEVESVEAIVKRFKTGAMSYGSISKEAHETMAIAMNHLGAKSNSGEGGEDVERFEIDEFGNNRCSAIKQVASGRFGVTSAYLCSAKEIQIKLAQGAKPGEGGQLPATKVYPWVAKTRHSTPGVGLISPPPHHDIYSIEDLAQLIYDLKNANTEARISVKLVSETGVGTIAAGVAKAGAGVVLISGYDGGTGAAPKNSVYNAGLPWELGLAEAHQTLIMNGLRSRVVLETDGKLMTGRDLAIATLLGAEEYGFATAPLVTMGCVMMRVCNLDTCPVGVATQNPILRKRFTGKPEYVENFMKFVAQDFREHMAMLGFRTVEEMVGHVELLETGEAYKADLARILDTTYTTNTNICYDPTNSYDFELEKVKDTTILLANLQTAIVAKEAKQLTVEIDNLDRSFGTILGSIITKHHMFGLEEDTYQITCNGSAGQSFGAFIPKGLSIKVFGDTNDYFGKGLSGGKLSVVPPTGSLFKPEDNIIVGNVAMYGATSGKVFVNGIAGERFAVRNSGAMAVVEGVGDHGLEYMTGGKVVVLGQTGRNFAAGMSGGIAYVYDPENILYKNLNKEMVEYGFVHLLNDRQELKEMIQEHVAHTASPLGQRILDDYEQTVRSFKKVIPHDYKKVTEAIALFQSQGMDYDQASIEAFNMVKKGVK; encoded by the coding sequence ATGAAGAATGAAAATGATAATAATTTATACAATTCATCATTTGAACATGATAACTGTGGGATTGGTGCAGTTGTAAATATATCGGGTGATCAAACACACTATACAGTATCTACAGCACTATCTATTGTAGAACAACTAGAACATCGTGCGGGTAAAGATGTTACTGGGCAAACGGGAGATGGAGTAGGGATTTTAACACAAATTCCACATCATTATTTTGAAAAAGTAACGAAAGATTTCACGTTACCACAAAAAGGCCACTATGGAGTAGGGATGTTCTTTTTCCCTCAAGATCCAAAACAACTTGCAAATGTAAAACAATCATTAGAATCAAAAATAGAACAATTAGGTTTATGCTTATTAGGATGGAGAAATGTTCCTCATACACCATCTGTATTAGGCCAAAAAGCATTAGATGCAATGCCAGCCTTATGGCAATGTTTCATTAAAAAACCAGAAGATATAGAAGTTGGAATCAATTTTGATCGAAAACTATATCAAGTTCGTCGATTATTTGAAAAAGAAAATCATGAAGAAATGTATGTATGTTCATTATCTTCACGTACCATTGTATATAAAGGAATGTTCTTAGTAGGACAACTTCGTTCATTCTTTAATGATTTACAAGATGAAGCTTATGAAAGTGCAATAGCATTAGTGCATTCACGTTTTTCTACGAATACAATGCCTTCATGGCAAAGAGCTCATCCTAATCGTTTTATGGTCCATAATGGAGAAATCAATACAATTAAAGGGAATGCAGCCAATATGTTATGTCGTGAAGAATGCGTTGTAACAGATAAAGTAGATACTGATATTGTATATCCAGTAGTAGATGTTGCTGGATCAGATTCATCAAGATTAGATAACTCGTTAGAATTCTTAGTAATGGGTGGGATGGATTTACCAAAAGCAGTTATGATGTGTATTCCTGAACCTTTTGAAAATAATCGTGTAATGTCTCAATCTAAAAAAGACTTCTACGCTTATAATGCTACATTAATGGAACCTTGGGATGGACCAGCTTCGATTCTTTTTAGTGACGGTGATGTAATGGGAGCAATCCTAGATAGAAATGGACTACGTCCATCTCGTTACTATATTACCGATGATAATTATTTAATCTTAGCTTCTGAAGTAGGAGCAATTCCTTTAGCACCTGAAAAAATAGTGGTAAAAGAAAGATTACGTCCTGGTAAGATGTTATTAGTAGATACAAAACAAGGGAAATTATTATCAGATGAAGAATTAAAAGAAGATTATAGTACACGTCTTCCTTATGGAGAATGGTTAGAAAATAATGTAGTACATTTATCAAAACTAAAAGTACCAAATGTATCAGTACCTTTATATAAAGAAAAAGAACTAACACAAAGACAAATGGTGCATGGATTTAGTTATGAAGATGTTCATGATTATATTTTACCGATGGCAACAAGTGGTGGAGAACCAGTTATTGCAATGGGGAATGATGCTCCGATTGCTTTATTATCATCAAAACAACAACCTTTATTTAACTACTTTAAACAGTTATTTGCTCAAGTAACAAATCCTCCAATCGATGCTATTCGTGAAGAAATAGTTACTGCAACAAGTTTATTTATTGGACGTGATGGAAATATATTAGTAGATACACCAAGTAATTGTCAGTTAATTAAAATAAATAATCCAATCTTATCAAATACAGATATGTTAAAAATAAAACATATGAAACAAGCTGGTTTCAAAGTTGTTGAATTACCAATGACTTATAAAAAAGGAACTTCTTTAAAAGAAGCTTTAGACAATATGTTTGAAAACGCTAAAAAAGAAATATTAAATGGTGCAACAGCAATCATTATTAGTGATCGTAGTTTAAGTGACCAATTAATACCAATCCCTTCTTTACTAGCAGTTAGTGGATTACATCAATACTTAGTAAAAAACAAACTAAGAAATAGTACTGCTTTAATTGTAGAATCAGGAGAACCAAGAGAAGTACATCACTTTGCTACTTTATTAGGTTATGGAGCTAGTGCTGTAAATGGATACTTAGTTCAAGATACTATTTATCAATTAGTAGAAGAAGGTTTATTACAAAAAGATTATCATACTGCAGTAGAAGACTATAACCATGGAGTATTACATGGTATTACTAAAATAGCATCTAAAATGGGTATCTCAACAATGCAATCATACCGTGGTTCTAAGAATTTTGAAGCATTAGGTATTAGTAGTGAATTAATAGAAGCATATTTTGATAATACTGTTTCTAGAATTGGCGGGATTACTTTAGAAGATATAGAAAAAATGGTTTTATCAAATTATTATAAAGCTTTTGACCCAATGCAATATGATGTAGATTTATCATTAGATAGTGATGGAATGCATAAAGCTCGTGGTGGAAAAGAAGAACATTTATATAATCCTAAAACAATTCACTTATTACAACAAGCAACGAAAACAGGAAACTATGAAACTTATAAACAATATGCAACTGCTATTGATCAAGAAGGAAAAGATACGAATATTCGTGGTATGATGGAATTTAAAACAACACGTAAAGCAGTTCCTTTAGAAGAAGTAGAAAGTGTAGAAGCAATTGTAAAAAGATTTAAAACAGGTGCAATGTCTTATGGTTCTATTTCAAAAGAAGCACATGAAACAATGGCTATTGCAATGAATCACTTAGGAGCTAAATCAAATAGTGGTGAAGGTGGAGAAGATGTTGAAAGATTTGAAATTGATGAATTTGGAAACAATCGTTGTTCTGCTATTAAACAAGTAGCTTCAGGTCGTTTTGGGGTTACATCCGCATATTTATGTAGTGCCAAAGAAATACAAATCAAATTAGCACAAGGAGCAAAACCAGGAGAAGGTGGACAATTACCTGCTACTAAAGTATATCCTTGGGTTGCAAAAACTCGTCATTCTACGCCGGGTGTGGGACTAATCTCACCACCACCTCATCATGATATCTATTCAATAGAAGACTTAGCACAGCTAATCTATGACCTTAAAAACGCAAACACAGAAGCTCGTATTTCTGTAAAGTTAGTATCAGAAACAGGAGTAGGGACAATTGCGGCTGGGGTTGCTAAAGCTGGTGCAGGAGTTGTATTAATTTCAGGATATGATGGTGGAACCGGAGCTGCCCCTAAGAACTCAGTATACAACGCTGGATTACCTTGGGAACTTGGTTTAGCCGAAGCCCATCAAACATTAATTATGAATGGACTTAGAAGTCGTGTCGTATTAGAAACAGATGGTAAATTAATGACAGGTAGAGATTTAGCGATAGCAACTCTACTTGGAGCAGAAGAATATGGTTTTGCAACAGCACCATTAGTAACCATGGGATGTGTTATGATGCGTGTATGTAATTTAGATACTTGTCCCGTGGGAGTAGCTACACAAAATCCAATCTTAAGAAAAAGATTTACTGGAAAACCAGAATATGTAGAAAACTTTATGAAGTTTGTAGCACAAGATTTCCGTGAACATATGGCAATGCTTGGTTTTAGAACCGTAGAAGAAATGGTAGGACATGTAGAATTATTAGAAACAGGAGAAGCTTATAAAGCCGATCTAGCACGTATTTTAGATACTACTTATACTACTAATACAAATATTTGTTATGATCCAACTAATTCTTATGACTTTGAATTAGAAAAAGTAAAAGACACAACTATTTTATTAGCTAACTTACAAACAGCGATTGTAGCAAAAGAAGCGAAACAATTAACAGTAGAAATAGATAACCTAGATCGTAGTTTTGGAACAATCTTAGGATCAATCATTACCAAACATCATATGTTTGGTTTAGAAGAAGATACCTATCAAATTACTTGTAATGGATCTGCTGGACAAAGCTTTGGAGCATTTATTCCAAAAGGCTTATCAATCAAAGTATTTGGTGATACAAATGATTATTTTGGAAAAGGTTTATCAGGTGGTAAATTATCAGTAGTACCACCAACAGGATCACTATTTAAACCAGAAGACAATATCATTGTTGGGAATGTTGCAATGTATGGAGCAACATCAGGGAAAGTATTTGTAAATGGGATAGCTGGTGAACGTTTTGCAGTTCGTAACTCTGGAGCAATGGCTGTTGTTGAAGGAGTTGGAGATCATGGTTTAGAATACATGACGGGTGGAAAAGTAGTAGTTCTTGGTCAAACAGGACGTAACTTTGCAGCTGGGATGTCAGGGGGAATAGCTTATGTTTATGACCCTGAAAATATTTTATATAAAAACTTAAATAAAGAAATGGTTGAATATGGTTTTGTACATCTTTTAAATGATCGTCAAGAGTTAAAAGAAATGATTCAAGAACATGTTGCCCACACAGCATCACCACTAGGACAACGTATATTAGATGACTATGAACAAACAGTACGTAGCTTTAAAAAAGTAATTCCTCATGATTATAAGAAAGTAACAGAAGCAATTGCTTTATTCCAAAGTCAAGGAATGGATTATGATCAAGCTAGTATTGAAGCATTCAATATGGTTAAGAAAGGAGTAAAATAA
- a CDS encoding glutamate synthase subunit beta encodes MGKLNGFLDIERQVSKTIAPKERIKNFKEFHIPLTPDQQSLQGARCMDCGVPFCQSAVELDGIVTGCPLNNLVPEWNDLITKGHYRQAAYRLLKTNNFPEFTSRVCPALCEAACTCGLHGEAVSVHENEYAIIEEAFDKGWIQPLPPLKRNDYKIAVVGSGPAGLAVADQLNKRGYHVTVFERDDRVGGLLMYGIPNMKLEKHIIERRIAIMEAEGVQFKTNSGIETKAQAEQLQEDFDRVVLACGTRLARDIPVTNRDAKGIYFAVDYLTNITKSLLDHDLKEGSFIETKGKKVLVIGGGDTGNDCVGTAIRLGCQDVIQLEMMPELPTTRSEDNPWPTWPRIKKTDYGQVESLAVFDKDPRQYQTTVKEFIKNEQGHVCGAILLSLQKDENNRMVPVAGSEKEIEVDLVFIAAGFIGAQKHVTEAFDVEMNERNCVVQTNHRTTKSNIYVAGDMKRGQSLVVWAIREGRDVAKVVDYDCMGYTNLR; translated from the coding sequence ATGGGTAAATTAAATGGATTTCTAGATATCGAAAGACAAGTTAGTAAAACAATTGCTCCAAAAGAAAGAATTAAAAACTTTAAAGAATTTCATATCCCATTAACTCCTGACCAACAATCTTTGCAAGGTGCACGTTGCATGGATTGTGGAGTTCCTTTTTGTCAATCAGCTGTGGAATTAGATGGAATCGTAACAGGATGTCCGTTAAATAATTTAGTACCTGAATGGAATGATTTAATTACAAAAGGACACTATCGTCAAGCAGCTTATCGTTTATTAAAAACAAATAATTTTCCTGAATTTACTTCTCGAGTATGCCCTGCTTTATGTGAAGCAGCATGTACATGTGGTTTACATGGAGAAGCAGTATCTGTTCATGAAAATGAATACGCTATTATAGAAGAAGCTTTTGATAAAGGGTGGATCCAACCATTACCACCATTAAAAAGAAATGATTATAAAATAGCAGTAGTTGGTTCAGGTCCTGCTGGTTTAGCAGTAGCTGACCAATTAAATAAACGTGGTTATCATGTAACTGTTTTTGAAAGAGATGATCGTGTTGGGGGATTATTGATGTATGGAATTCCAAACATGAAACTTGAAAAACATATTATTGAACGTCGTATTGCGATTATGGAAGCAGAAGGAGTTCAATTTAAAACAAATAGTGGGATAGAAACAAAAGCTCAAGCTGAACAATTACAAGAAGATTTTGATCGTGTTGTATTAGCTTGTGGAACACGTCTTGCTCGTGATATTCCAGTAACAAATCGAGATGCAAAAGGTATCTATTTTGCAGTAGATTATCTAACAAATATTACAAAATCATTATTAGATCATGATTTAAAAGAAGGTTCTTTTATTGAAACAAAAGGAAAAAAAGTATTAGTTATCGGTGGTGGAGATACTGGAAATGACTGTGTTGGAACTGCTATTCGTTTAGGATGCCAGGATGTAATACAATTAGAAATGATGCCAGAATTACCAACTACTAGAAGTGAAGATAATCCTTGGCCAACATGGCCACGTATTAAAAAGACAGATTATGGACAAGTGGAAAGTCTTGCTGTCTTTGATAAAGATCCACGTCAATACCAAACAACTGTCAAAGAGTTTATTAAAAATGAACAAGGACATGTTTGTGGAGCAATCTTGTTATCATTACAAAAAGATGAAAACAATCGAATGGTTCCAGTAGCAGGTAGTGAAAAAGAAATTGAAGTAGATTTAGTGTTTATTGCAGCTGGTTTTATTGGGGCACAAAAACATGTAACAGAAGCATTTGATGTAGAAATGAATGAAAGAAATTGTGTCGTACAAACCAATCATCGTACTACAAAATCAAATATCTATGTAGCTGGAGATATGAAACGAGGACAGTCTTTAGTAGTGTGGGCGATTCGTGAAGGTCGAGATGTTGCAAAGGTAGTAGATTATGATTGTATGGGATATACTAATTTAAGATAG
- the cdaA gene encoding diadenylate cyclase CdaA produces the protein MPYEIIISVLRTIVDIALVWFIIYLILNMLKQNVRTMQLFKGVLLILFLKLITSVFGFSNMDYLVDTMLTWGIVCIVVVFQPEIRATLEKLGQTKLNYHIDDMSEDEKVRLIDEIVSAVTRLSQSNTGALITFEKTQSLADYINSGTKINADIKEELFTTIFWEGTPLHDGAVIIKGDRVVCAAAFYPSTTKELSPIYGARHRAAIGISEITDSLTVIVSEETGTISFAIEGELRKIPRLELKANLMKELDWLKTKEGKGDE, from the coding sequence ATGCCTTATGAAATCATTATTAGTGTTTTACGCACAATAGTAGATATTGCTTTAGTATGGTTTATTATCTATTTAATATTAAATATGTTAAAACAAAATGTTCGTACCATGCAATTATTTAAGGGAGTGCTACTTATCTTATTTTTAAAGTTAATAACCAGTGTATTTGGTTTTTCGAATATGGATTACTTAGTAGATACGATGTTAACATGGGGGATAGTTTGTATTGTTGTTGTATTTCAACCAGAAATTCGTGCAACATTAGAAAAATTAGGTCAAACAAAACTTAATTATCATATTGATGATATGTCAGAAGATGAAAAAGTACGACTAATAGATGAAATAGTGAGTGCTGTTACACGTTTATCACAAAGTAATACAGGGGCTTTGATTACTTTTGAAAAAACTCAATCTTTAGCTGATTATATTAACTCAGGTACAAAGATAAATGCGGATATTAAAGAAGAATTATTTACTACTATTTTTTGGGAAGGAACACCATTACATGATGGAGCTGTTATTATAAAAGGCGATCGTGTTGTTTGTGCTGCTGCTTTTTATCCTTCTACAACCAAAGAGTTAAGTCCTATTTATGGAGCACGACATCGTGCTGCTATTGGAATTAGTGAAATAACAGATTCTTTAACAGTGATAGTATCGGAAGAAACAGGAACTATTTCTTTTGCAATAGAGGGAGAATTACGTAAGATCCCAAGATTAGAATTAAAAGCAAATTTAATGAAAGAATTAGATTGGTTAAAAACAAAGGAGGGTAAAGGTGATGAGTAA